A stretch of DNA from Hippoglossus stenolepis isolate QCI-W04-F060 chromosome 16, HSTE1.2, whole genome shotgun sequence:
CTCAATTCTAATTTAATGTTTTGGTGTCAAATGGGAGGGGACGACAGAGTATATCATGTTCTTGTGTAATTATACAGATCATTTAATCAGGGTTAGAAGTCTTGGACTTACATCCTGTCGTCAACACTGAAACGATTCTCTAAATTACTTTTCTCTCTAAATTGTCTGTCAGGCAGCAATTGTAAGTCAACTAAGTCCTCACTCCCATGGATCTCTACAGCTCAGTGAACTGGGTTCCTGTACCAGGGGTGGTAGATCCTTGCTTCCATTAGTTAGCAGGATCAGTGCTGGATGGGGGGAAATGGAAGGGAACTGAGGGGACACCTGGCCTTTTCTCTTTGGGCGCTCACACATGTCACTGCTGTGCCTCTTGACAGAATGAGGATGCAGGATATTGCCCTCCCATTGATGTGCATCCTGAAGCTCCTCAGCCTGTGCAACAATGCAACATCTAACACCACCAGGGTGTCTGGTTGCAGTGGATGGTCTTGTTTCCACTTTGGCTCAGACATGCACAAACATAAACTATTAATTTCCTAACATTTTCTAGAgggactgtatgtgagaatgcaaatgtctgagtcagttgctccagacatttttgCAGGAACTTTTCCTGTAGAATATCCAgaatacagcaaaaaaaatgtcaggaaaattcccagtgagtgagtgggtgtgtccatgacgtttctaacatgtgatggatgcaaaacaaatattacaaatatgtcaggattGATTTAAAGAGCCTCCATATATTTATCAGATGCAGATGAACATTTCAactttgagggaaaaaaaggagaattgAAAGTTGATGGtgatgtactgtaaacaaagGAGCATGGTTTCTGCAGCAGGATGCTCAATCAAGGAACCATCCCTCGCCTGGATCTTCAgaacatgttcctgttgctggGAACACGTCTGACCCGAACAATGTCGTGCtgcatatgtgaaagtcaaacttcATGTCGGAAAATGGCTTTTGTGAGTCACTTATATATGACAgaagattagtttttttatcaCAGATTAGGTACTTACACCTGGTGGGTCATTTAATACCATAACAAAACCGATTGGGAGCATGCAAATAAACCTGGAGCTCTGTGGACATCTTCCTTATTTTGTTGGATAATATCGCCATATTAAGGCTGACTgaagtgagaaaatgtgaagaggaaaaaagataaacagtCCCGTCAGACACCATAAAGGCCTCTGCACAGTAAGTCAAATTCAAAGgagtctctctccctgtttctgtcagtgtgttgttagatgtgtgtttcatttcaggCTGAGCGATTGAGGGGTTTTACATGCCGGTGCTTTGTTTTATGTACAGAAAAGTAAGTGCACCAGCAGCCCCTTTGAAGCCCTTTCaaatttattgttgttttccagGAGAGGCGTTTTTTACATTACAGCTCATTGTGAGCGGATCTGCTCCCTTGCTGTTTTTGGAGAGGGTTTATATTTTATGCCTGGAAAAAAGGAGATGAAGGTAGAACAATTATGGGAGTGAGAGTAGTGCAGCATCCCTGCCtgcaaaggtcagaggtcattttGTGTTGGCAGCGCCTTTTACTGTATCTTTCGGTTTTGTTCGAAATTCTCCCgaagaacaaaaaaatcaaaacacGTGACTGAAAGACGTATTTCAGAGCTGATTGTGCAAGACAGCAGAAACCATACATTATCCAAGCTCCAGTTGTGTGATGTAAAATGGGGCATTAACTCCAaacacctcttcctcctctcggCCAGCATGTTTCTAGCAGGTCTAGTTTATTTCCAGTCTGATGTCAAAACAGGCTGGTAAATCACCTCTCCTAGTCACTCTTTCTTTCATGctagagaaacaaaaagatcCCCAGTTGCTTCTCCcatttctctttgctttcaaagagaaaaagacaccGGACAGCAGAGCACCCTGCCGTGTCTCCGATTGACGAGTTTCAACTTCCCTTGCAGCACTACAGAACTACATATGTGCAGAAACAGGTGCACCATCTCTGCTTATTGTTGAGATGGTATTGATGTCCCGCCGATGCGTACTCTCGaccaagtcagtctcagctctcaatcatgatgtttcaccacgTTTCTATAGcctcaaataactaattaaaaaccaaacttgCTGGAAAACACTTGAGCATACATCGGTGTTGTAAGAACTACATAGATTGACAGACATTATCTCAAATGTATTGAAAATGTACtttgccttttttgttttgttcatgtcccatctgcaaTGGAAGCTGGGTTCATGACCtgtactacagccagccaccaggggtgaTTCGGATGGTTTGGCTTAAAGCTTTGGAAAACTGTCTTCCATCTTTgcatacagtctatgattaaaATGAATTCGTTTCATTGTTAGTAAGACTATGCAGAACCTTGGTTCGGTTCTCATTTAACTGTGTATTATGGGACCAATGGTAGCAACGTGGCCGAGTGCAAGTCATGATTCCCGTACCTGTACCAGAGAGTGAAGGAATCTCTTTGCTTTGAACCTGTATCACAAGGGATTACCTCTAAGGtttgcacaacacagcagacaggaagctgtTAAAGACAAGGACCAACACTCCATCCCAACCCTTGACCCCTACATCCTGACCTCTCCTGCAATCTGATGTGAGCCCTTGTCTACATGAAAGCTGTCCTGTTGACTCGCCAGTGCTAATTTAGAGTTCCGGTGCCCCCAACCACTGTGAGGACAGACAGTCAACATGCTGGCCCCTAGACTTGTGAGGAGAACAACTTAAGACAGACTACAACATAATGGGAACATGCCCACAGTGTAAACTGTTGTTTACTTCATTCAGGCTTGAGGTTTTTCACAGATAATCTGATATAAAGCTGTGCCGATACTAAAAACGTGTGATCTTTTATGATCTCCATCATCGCTTAAAGTTGCATCAAAGCCAGGCAGCAGTTTGGCACGTTCACCACTTCTGTCGACAGCCGCATGGTGTTATTACAGTTAATATTAGCCCGTCGCTGAGGGCTTCACATGTCTGCTGATGAAGTCCTTTAACAAGTCTAACAAAGACTAACCTCACACTGGGCCACCCGCCACCAGATAAAGAGATTTAGGTCGTTACTTGCTCCTTTTTAAATATCATCAAACATCGGCCCTTTAATCATTCCAAGTGTGTGACCTTCAGGTTCACAGCTCTAAGCGTGACTGACGGATCTTGTGAGGGTCAATGCCGGAGTATTTTTGTATCCACCTATTTTTGTATGGGACCTAAAAATAGCGTGCTCCGCTGACCTCCAGTCCTCAGCATTAATTTGTCGTTCAAGTCCAGTtacccgcacacacacacccctttgACGTCACCTCTCAACTTGCTTCTTTATTTTTAGTTGCTCCCAAAATTAATTGAACGGTCTTGTTTCGTTGAGTTTCTGCAGTGTTATATAAGGGGATTACTCTGTTGTTATTGCCTATGCCCTGACCACGTAGGCCACCACACTGATGAgggaggtggagacagagggtAGAGGGGACTTGgggtggaagaggagggtaaTGTGGTTAAGGTAGTAGTACAGAGCTCCAGAAATAACCCAGCTGCGGGCCTAATTGTGCATCGCTCCTGCTCCCCTTTTCCCTCTTCAGCTGCATGCCAAGGTCTTTGACCTTATCATCCACCTCACTGGTTCCGGAAGAATCCTTTCCGCCCCCTGTGGCTACCAAAGCCCCGGCCGATACAAAGAGCACAGCAGCAGACCATCTCCAGCCTCAGACTAACAGCCAAGCGCCACAACCAGTTAGGAGTGATCCCAGCAGAGCGCCCAAGTGGCTCAAACTGCCAGGTATGTTCTAATCATCCCCGGCATGGGCCCTGTGGCTCCTTAACAAAGCTAAGCCTGAGGACCCCAGGCCCCTCAGAGAGTCTCTGGGCCTCCGGGAAACTTGCATGTCACAGACTTACAGTACTGTCAGCAGAGATGCTGTATTCTCTCCACACACGCAAGCTTTCTGTCAAGCCAAACACCAGCaaccatgttttgtttgtgttgttttattttggacagccttgtaatttaaaaaacaaacatttttgttcACAAATAGACGAGACAAAGAACAGATACAAACATCACGagtaaacaacacaaagacagtaCACCAGAGGTTACAgacaaaatatatacagtaaaataagaCATAGTTACAGTGCTTCTTTGCTCTGCCTACAGGGTTtatatctattttatttataaccGATATAAAACAGAGCCTTAAACTAAATGTCTCTTATTGATGTATTCTTTTATAAGTGTCCATGGCCCTTGTAAATCCTTATCTCTGTAATGCTCCTGCAGGGCTGAGGCTGTGCGTTTCATGATTATCAGTTCTATGAATATCCTTCAGCCTATTATTTAAGCAAAAACAATTAGGTTTTCTCACTTTCCAGTTCATAAGAATGATTCTTTTTACGGATAGGAATGCCGACATTATCAAACATTGTGCTACTGCAGATTGTAAACCATCCATTTTATTTCTCAGCATGTATACTATACTGGGGATACTGAATTGTAAATGCTTGGAAGTTTTGGAGTGTACGAGTTGCGTGTGGAGCATCTTAGAAGAATGTGCTCGCTCTATGTCCCCTTCAGCATTCCTCCATGGTTAGACAGCTCTGTGCCCATGAGGGGGCCACAAGGGCCTCTTGTCTCCTGAGCACTAATGCATCACAGCCCCAGATTAAGCACAACATGCATGCAAGCACATACATCTGAGAACAGATGCACGCCATCACATATTTATCATACAAGTACTCAATCGAAAGGATGTGGGCAAACATGGCACTTATGGCAGATGACACCTGTAGCTCCTTTGTGTATTATGGTTTTCTGACAGCAGATCTTATTGGTCTACATATTTTCTATACCAAATAGGTTCGAAAAGGAACCAGGTCTTAaaagagcaaaataaaagagcatTAATGGTGCAATGATGCAAGTGGTATAGTTGTATAGTGTTTGTATGCACATATTACTGGttaaagtgaatgttttataCACACCAATATACTGTGCACTTTTTGCTTGCTTGGATGTCATTGCAGACATCTCAGAGATGCCAGCAGTCAGGGAAATGGGTGTATTATCATTAGTTGTCGCAGATGGGACTCTAGTTTGGGCCTGAGAAGAAAGGAGCTTCGAGATGACAGAAAGTTGGAAAGATGGGACAAGCTGTGTCATTctaacagagaaaaaacagactAGTGAGCAGGAAATTAAGGAGAGAAATCTGACATAATCCTAACATACCCTCACAGGAACTCTGAAGACCGATGCAGATGACTACACCCCCGTCAAACATCACCCTACACCAAGATTATTTACCACACAGCCTTATCAGACTTGTGCAGTGGGTGCAGACCCACAGCCCTCTATCTGCTTACAGAAGACAGGTATTCCCTGATCTTATAAATGGATAgtccttttatttattgtatcatgttggtgcttttatttttagaaataatAACCAATTATCCAAACTGTCCTAAGACGTTTAAGCTTTGTCCACAACACATCTCAGTTACATCAGTAAAAGAACCCAAATATAACTTGACGTTCACATTAAAAACGATAAAGAATCACCCTGGCAGTCACCTGTGCATCTATAAAACTCGGCACCGATATTGATGGCTACAATCAGACAGACATTTCGCAGCAGTGATTAGGGCCTTAGCCCATGTGCAGTGACGTTCAAAGCCCAGCCTGAGAGCTGGAGACAGATCAGTCTCCTGGGAAAAGCTTCTCACTCCGGAGCTTCTCCAAAGCGTCTGGACTGGCTGTCGACACTCCCTGCCTTTAATGTATGATCAAGAAAAGCTTTAACTCATTACTCTCTTCAATGCCCCTCCCCATTCTTGTCCTAACTGCTTTCGTATGTTTAATAATACTGCCTTCAGATGCAATTTGTTCTACTAAGATGCATAAGGAGAAAGTCATACAGTAATGCACCACTTCGCCGGTGCAGAGACCTCCTGACAACTTATTATGCAGAGAAGCAAAAAAAATCAGTTTGGCTCAAGagcattattattttattttattcaacagaaatgttATACATTACGAAAGATCTatacaaaaatacactttttacaAATTTGTATTTTAGCACGGTAATAAGCAAGGATGTATTGTGCATTTTAAAGTGATCATTTGCGGCCATGTCTGCTATTGACCGAGGAGTCTGCTCGCAGCATTTCATCTAAACAGTCAGCTTGTCAAAGCAATAGCTCTGCAGTTTACAGTATTTCACAAACTAGGGGTCACAACTCTGCTATTAAAGACTGTAATAATTAGCccaacaaattattttcttcacAAAAAGTAGTTTTCTGTCCTAATGGTCCTCGTGGGATCATTAAACTGAACATCACTCAACCAAATGTTCCGAAGGCCTGCTGTGGAAGTCACTCCTGGGGAACACAAATCCAGTCTGGGCTCTACTAAAAAGGTGCTGGGTCAAATTCCAGGTGCCGCGTCCTTGATCACCTATCCGATGCCTGGGCTCTAAGGCTTGAGCCCAAGTTGCTTCCAGCTGTACGTGGGCAGCATTTGTAAGCATAGTGAGTCACCCGAGAGCCACACAAATAAATAGTGTGAGGTGTTGTGCAGCTATGCTGACTCATAGTGAAGACACGTCGGTCTAATACTCCACTGGTGGAAAACCATCAGAGGCAGTTGGGTTACAAAACCCCACATTACCCTCTTCCTTGCAGCCCCAGCATCCCCCTCTGCTGTGATGAAAGGAGAGAGCGCACCTCCACTACTCGCctcttttgtttatttaccTTCAGAATTACACCCTGCTCCTCTTGGACCATGTTCCgatgtgttttgttatgtttcctTTCAAACAGAATATCTATGCGTGTGGTCTCTTGCTATGTTTGgctaacacatgcacacatttgtgCATGCACACTCCCATTCAACTTTCCCCCTGTGCCAGAGGTCCCCTTTGCCCTTCCCCCCACCTCTAACTAAACATAGCAGGACAGCAAAAGGGAACTTCAAAGTGGCTGGAGGGGGTACTCCTTTTTTCCTGGCACTTGTCATCATCTAAGGGACTGGCTGCTCCCCTTATTACTCTAATTGCTTCCAACTGCTCCAGGAGGCTTTGATGAAGGGCGCCATGGAGCACGCTGGAAGCACCTGTTGTTGCACAGAGAAGAACAGGTGGGCCTTACTAGTGGTGGCATGGAGGCGAGTGGACAGCACTGCCGCTTTgcacttaaaaaacacacaactcataTAAAGACAGAGAATTTCAATGAATCTCTGATATGAGAGATTATGAAATTGCAGTTATACAAAAAAGATAAACGTTTCTCATTAAACTAAACTTGTTGCAGTAGGACTGATGTAGGGACATGCAGGCAGCACTCTGGCTCCATCTTGTGGCTTCGCTGTGCTAGaagtccagcagctgcagcgcaAAAGAGATGAAAAACCATGGGATTAattttggaaaagaaaatatctcCATGCAATAATGATGCATGTGTTAAACTACATATTACATACAGAATGCCAGCCCTTAGAGCCAGTCAAACGTGGGACTTCAGGAATCACCTTAATCAATACATTGAAAACAACACTAAATCTCACATGCTGATCGCTTGTCGTTGAACCTGAACCACAATCAAACTGTAATTTGTTTAGATgtataaatcaatcaaactttatcaACATTATTAAAGTTAGCAACTCAAAAAGAGGAAGAACTTTGACCATCAATCTGGGCCTGTACTAGGTCTCACGATCAGCTGTAATACAGGCACATATCAGCACAGAAAATCAATTGTACAGTGTAATGTAATGAATCCAGGTTGAGTGTATATCATAAAAACAATTCAGAATTCAGGAACCAAACAAGAAAGCACCTACTGAAAGTCTTCCTGGTCTGAGCAAGCAGGTAAAATAATGGCTTTGGCATTTCATGATTATAATTTGTGGCTCTGGAGAAGCGTATGAACACAGAggtcacaagtggtcagctctaAGTACATGTTCACAACTACATCCTGAATGAGTCTCCTGTGACTACTTGTGATTGAATCTCACTTCCacgctctatatgcaaataaacatgcatTGCATTTGTGTTCGcgaagaccaaatgatgttgatGTTACCCAGTCTGAATGCGtccaatgaaaatgtttgtgtgtcggtATGTGTTGAcgcgagagagaaagagatggagctTAGAAAAGTAGGCAATCGATCCCCTGTTGATCTTGTAGTGGTGcctacaaacaaatcaacatattGGCGCTGAGAGGCttaaaaataagtttgattCATTCtgggtcagaggatgtcagctaGGTGggcggtccttcatatgtgTCCCAGGACACGTGTGTTCACATGTGTCCTAATGTGGTTTGAACTCAGGACACATTTGGGTGCATTCAGACTTAGCGCTGACCACTTGTGCccggatcactcaggacaggCCTGAATGGGGTTGATGTACGCACCAGCTGAGGTAGGATCTTTTCAAAGTGCTCGATATCTACTTGATCGCAGTCCTCAGATTCAGCTTGTTTCAGTGATCTCACGGCAGCTTCTGAAAAGGAGATTGAAATATCAGTTTGGTGATTGATCGATTGATCGCTGTGTGTCAGACTTTGACACAACCGTGCCTCTTACCTTCCACAAACACTTTCAGCAGCTCGGCCATCAGCAGGGCGGCATCCCCACTTACTGTAACAGAAGGAGAACGGTTGAGTTGTAGGattacaaagaaaatacacaaactacGGAGGATGTAACTTGTGTCCGGACCATATCTACACAACTcacgtttgtttttctcctccctgaAGAAACCTTTCAAGAGTTTATCCACTGTGTCCTGTGAGTGAGGAGAATGAAACACGAGTGTATTTGGGGATGATAATAAGATGataatctttgtttttcagggtAAATTCACACTCCAGAACCTTTACCTGTTTGTGGTGGGTTTTAATAGAGAGCTTCAGGGTTGTTGTAAACCCACAAAAaggtacaaaaacacacatttacaacaacaaaaagccCCAACTTGACATCTCAGACAGATTACTACTGTTTTTTATCTTGCAACCTGGTGGTGCGTTCACGTACGTGTTGTCCTCGTACCAAATTGCGTTCGAAAAAACCGTCATTTACTTAACTAGTGTTTAGGCGAAAGTAGTTAAGTAGAATAGTGACTACAGAGCTACACTTACAAACATTGTGCACTGCTCTATCATTCGGCGCACACATCTCGTCAATCCACTGAATAACATCGTAGCGACATGTGGGAAATAAAAAGTGCATCTGGTCGGTGACAATGTTTAATGAGGATTAAAAAGATGCAAGAAGAGACAGTAACGATGAGTGAATATCTGACTATGAAGAGGGATCATTAACTTTTACCTTTCTAAAGCCAAGTGCCGCATCCTGCTGCTCCGCCATATTTGTTCTGTGAGAGAAGCTTGGCGCTCTGCTTAGGGATTGGCCAGTGATCTCTGACGTCAGACGCACGGGCTCACGTAGACggtgaaagtaaaaaaaactaaatatccattaggttttttatttcacgtcaggtattttactttactttgatGGCAATGTATGAATACTTTTATGTAactgctattattattattgttattattattattattttatttggacGAGGATTTTGTGCTTAAGGttgaaaagtgctacataaacaaaacatataattattactataataatgataataaaatcaGTGAATACTTCATTTTCTACAGCCTACACTGTAGATTAATGTCTCCCATTCTTTGCAATCTGATTATCTTTCCATGTGCAATCAtgtttacattgtttatattactgctattattattttctcatgTTTATTTTGCATGAAATAGTTTTTCACTGAAGCTTATTATTCTTAGCATTTCATTTGCTGCTGAATTTCTGCAAATATtcccccattgtgggactagTAACGGATTATTTGATCCTAAATAAAGAGGTGACataagagagaaaggaaagaaggcAAAATGAACACAGAAGCTGTCAAGACCATTCATgtgtatattatttttaaaaacaaagagacagaggttAAGATCAGCAATGTGGGAAAATCATGtagtttatttatgtatcaAAAATCATGAATTCACCAACAGTGGCGACATTAATGCTGCTAATCTATATCTTACCCCTATTAATGACTACAactttatttcattacatttcatttgtcagacgtttttatccaaagcgacttacaaatAGTCcatcaacatctatgaggggccatttagtggttcagtattttgcccaaggacacttcagcatgcaggtggggaagactgaggatcgaaccgccgacattttggttggaggacgaccactctacccctcagccacatcCGCCCCATTTCCGATTCACAGTAGACaaacaaatcataaaaatatacaaaataagaTTAATATGGTCTATATCACTGCAGTTTACATCCAAGCTTCATAATCCGGTGAGCAAACAGTGTTCTATGCTATCTAGGCTATTCTgggtatataaaaaaaagttgccatatattttttttattcttcctccaATTCATCATCTAACCACTGAGCATCTTCCAGGATGTAGCCCAGACCCATTGATCGCCGTGGTCTCGGCCTTGAAGACGCTGCGGTGATCTCCGCGTCTgattcatcctcctccatctaaaagacagatacattttttcttatttactaAA
This window harbors:
- the cenpx gene encoding centromere protein X; amino-acid sequence: MAEQQDAALGFRKDTVDKLLKGFFREEKNKLSGDAALLMAELLKVFVEEAAVRSLKQAESEDCDQVDIEHFEKILPQLLLDF